The following are from one region of the Actinopolyspora halophila DSM 43834 genome:
- a CDS encoding YczE/YyaS/YitT family protein, producing MTKSAPRVDLSSLPVRDRPASRLVQLFAGLVLYGTSMAMMVRSGLGLAPWDVLHEGLAESAGTGFGVVTALTGAIVLLLWVPLRQRPGLGTVANVVVVALSVDAALWLLPTVESPLVGALLLIGGVLCNGVATATYVGSRFGPGPRDGLMTGLHERTGLSLRTVRTGLEVAVLVTGWVLGGTVGVGTACYALAIGPLTQLAMPVVAVSTARAGQSGT from the coding sequence ATGACGAAAAGCGCACCGCGTGTGGACCTCAGCTCGCTGCCCGTGCGGGACCGGCCCGCTTCCAGGCTCGTGCAGCTCTTCGCAGGGCTGGTCCTGTACGGGACGAGCATGGCGATGATGGTCCGCTCCGGTTTGGGACTCGCGCCGTGGGACGTGCTGCACGAGGGACTGGCCGAAAGCGCGGGTACGGGATTCGGCGTGGTCACGGCCCTGACCGGTGCGATCGTGCTGCTGCTGTGGGTTCCACTGCGGCAGCGTCCCGGCCTCGGGACTGTGGCCAACGTCGTGGTCGTCGCCCTGTCGGTGGACGCGGCGCTGTGGCTGCTTCCAACGGTGGAATCCCCGCTCGTCGGGGCGCTGCTGCTGATCGGCGGTGTGCTGTGCAACGGAGTCGCCACCGCGACCTACGTGGGCAGCAGGTTCGGGCCCGGCCCCAGGGACGGGCTGATGACCGGCCTGCACGAGCGGACGGGCCTGTCGCTGCGCACGGTCCGCACGGGCCTCGAGGTCGCGGTGCTGGTGACGGGCTGGGTGCTCGGCGGGACCGTCGGGGTGGGAACGGCCTGCTACGCGCTGGCCATCGGGCCGTTGACGCAGCTCGCGATGCCCGTTGTGGCGGTGAGCACCGCACGAGCCGGACAATCCGGCACATGA